The following are from one region of the Acanthopagrus latus isolate v.2019 chromosome 2, fAcaLat1.1, whole genome shotgun sequence genome:
- the LOC119013503 gene encoding GTPase IMAP family member 7-like — MVRPGNTGVGKSAGHPINDAHPKTVRRIVLLGLPGVGKSASGNTILGSDQFESDCCFDPVTTETASKSAIVEGRQVTVVDTPGFTDEVLTLEQLFTAIRQSLVKASPGPHAFVFVVRLGRIAPADVRMLEHLPKVFDSDVCSALQYSMVLFTHGSELKGRSIDDFIHSGSKNAKPVLKLVSMCGNRFCVLENGDKKNREQVRNLLNMIDVMVDDNGGQHFTNDRFKMADRVKNEGRNLSAETIQTSEAADGTGLSASDRQLSKFVYDHLYEIFLIAAGLILGGAAGAAIAVKYSKVAIVIGGVVGAAVGTAVAVGGVKVKAKITAKVTAKAKVKVTAEAEAEAIVEAEVEAKFPQDSE, encoded by the exons ATGGTCCGTCCGGGAAATACAGGAGTTGGCAAAAGTGCAGGCCACCCCATAAACG aTGCACATCCCAAGACAGTCAGGAGGATTGTGCTGCTCGGTCTACCTGGAGTAGGAAAAAGTGCATCAGGAAACACCATCCTGGGGTCAGATCAGTTTGAATCAGACTGCTGCTTTGATCCGGTCACCACAGAGACTGCCTCTAAATCAGCCATAGTGGAGGGTCGTCAGGTCACAGTGGTGGACACTCCAGGATTCACTGATGAGGTTCTGACCCTTGAACAGCTGTTCACGGCGATCAGGCAGTCGTTGGTAAAGGCCAGTCCAGGACCACATGCCTTTGTCTTTGTGGTCAGACTCGGCAGAATCGCACCAGCAGACGTCCGAATGTTGGAGCATCTTCCAAAAGTGTTTGACAGCGACGTTTGTAGTGCTCTTCAGTACTCCATGGTCCTTTTCACTCATGGAAGTGAACTGAAAGGCAGGTCCATTGATGATTTTATCCATTCCGGGTCCAAAAATGCTAAACCTGTGTTAAAACTGGTCTCCATGTGTGGTAATAGATTCTGTGTGTTGGAAAACggagacaagaaaaacagagagcaggTTAGAAACCTTCTGAATATGATAGATGTGATGGTCGACGATAATGGTGGCCAGCACTTCACCAATGACAGGTTCAAGATGGCTGACAGGGTTAAAAATGAGGGAAGGAACCTGTCAGCTGAGACAATTCAAACGAGTGAGGCTGCAGATGGGACAGGTCTGTCAGCTAGTGACAGACAACTATCTAAATTCGTATACGATCATTTATATGAAATCTTCCTCATTGCAGCAGGCCTGATACTTGGAGGTGCAGCTGGAGCAGCAATCGCAGTCAAATATAGCAAAGTTGCGATCGTCATTGGAGGTGTAGTTGGAGCCGCAGTTGGCACAGCTGTTGCTGTAGGTGGAGTCAAAGTCAAAGCCAAAATCACAGCCAAAGTCACAGCCAAAGCCAAAGTCAAAGTTACAGCCGAGGCTGAGGCTGAAGCCATAGTCGAAGCCGAAGTCGAAGCCAAATTCCCACAGGATTCAGAGTaa